aacaaaaGATGTTGAAGTGATCAGAAcagtaagattattttttttattaaagaggTTTCTTTACCCCAAAAATGGTAGTTAATGTTATCACATCAAACGAAATGTACTGACTTTGCTCTCTTAGGTTATAACAACTTACTATAaatgttttgatcatttttgcactttttaaaagtgttttttcccTACCTTGTTATACAAAAGTTgcttttatatttcacattatgctgtattgttacaaaataatggactgaattgttttctttcatttagcgCAGGTTTTGTAGTTCCTTTTTTAAACTGTTCATAGGCCTCACTGATCTGTGCTTATGCATCTTAGATTTTGAGTGAACATGTcaaaattatccacaaataatgctttttttttttcactcaaacaCTAAGTTGCATGAGCTCAGATCAGTGAGGCCTACAATCAAACAGCTCCAAAAAGAAACATAAATCCTGtgctaattaaaagaaaataagaaaaaaaaagattgaatccaaggTTGGTGATAATACAGCATAATGATTTACAAGCAAGTTTTGAGTGAGATTACTAAAAGGATTTAATTCTACCATAATAATTCTGTGTAGGTCCTGTGTTTTACCAATCCTCCCAAACCTGCTGTTGGTGCGACTTCAGCATCTTATCAACAAGCCCAGAAGCCCCAGATAACGTGTGGCGTCAAGGGTCAGCATGGACCATCAATGATGCAACAAACCCAGAAATTTGAGCTACCTTCTGAACTCAAGGTTTAGTATGAGTATTCACATGAAACATGTGAATGACTGATTGCAATAGCAGCTGTATTTGCAGTAGGTTAATCTGACTAAATCTGATACAGAAACAAGCTCAGTCGGCACCTGGACAAATGACTGAGGAGCAAattcattgcagcttcaaaaagcTCATGAGTGAACTGAACAAACCAGGAGTTCCGTATGCGTTGAGTCTTGCCAACCGCCTCTACGGGGAGCAATCCTACCAGTTTGTCGAGGTAAGACTCAATGCAAATAATTCCATGTTGGACAAGATTCTGGAAATGATCTCTCATTAAATTGGTTTGCTGTGTTACAGAAATTCCTGAATGATGCAAAAAGATACTATGAAGCTGGACTGGAGAAGGTGGACTTCATAAAGAAATCAGACGCTGCACGTGTCGACATCAACAAATGGGTGGAGAAAAAAACTCAAGGtgaaacttaatttaaatttaaagttactctacactcttaaaaacaaagagtgttaatacatttattcatatgatgtttgataacaaagttcgggaggagcatgatcagataatcaactaatttggctcaggtgcaactcgtctagctaatcatccaaactagcacaagtcatatatatgcacacagccgTCTTACCTTTTTTTCGGcatcccccctccaccccaactcctcactcttaatctatcctcatcctatacttgggatggggggagttctctgggttcgggccatgttccgggctcggagccctcccccaggacagtacgccaaaatatgcttactgtttactcaaccagattagatgtaagggtgaactcgtgaaagGGCTTTAGgttgtgcattttttaatatacaggtgcatctcaaaaaatttgaatatcgtgaaaaagttattttttattattttttttttttaactaatttcaaaaactgaaacattcatatattctagattcattacatgcaaagtaaaacatttaaaaagttttttttggtttaattttgatgattagagcttacagctcatgaaagtcaaaaatccagtatctcaaaatatagGAATATTTCCTATGTTCAACCAAAAAAAGGTGGACTTCATAAAGAAATGAAGTTTGAAAGTTTGAAAAGGTGAAACGTAATCTGAATTTAAAGTTactctacactctaaaaaaacatagtttaaaaacattaatttgtagAGCTTtaggtttttttaaaatatatgtagatCTTAAGTTGATCTGTGAGTCTTTGTAggataaaaatgtagaaatgtgaAACCCTTCTGGGTTGAATTGTATTTGGGTATCTTTGAGATACTATAATGGTATCTGCTTTGCAGAAAAGATCAAGGACTTGCTCCCGAATGGATCTATCGATGCGATGACGAGACTGGTCTTGGTGAACGCCATCTACTTCAAGGGGAACTGGAAGGAGAAATTCCCAAAAGAAGCCACCACAGATGGACAGTTTAAGCTGAACAAGGTGAGATTTCATGTTCTTCTAGAtcttatgtatttaaaataaaacatgagtTGCTGTGACGTGTTTTTTATTGATGCTTGGCAGACTCAATCTAAACCAGTGAAGATGATGAATCAAACGGCAGAGTTTCCTTTTGCCTCCATTCCAGAGATGAACAGTCAGGTTCTGGAGCTGCCGTATGTTGGGAAGAATCTCAGTATGTTGATCATCCTTCCTAATGAGATTCAAGACACAACCACTGGCCTTCAGAAGGTGAGATGGCACAGGTTCTGCTcccaaaaggttttttttttccacagcaaAGCCATGGAAGAATCATCttgggttccccaaagaacctctCAGTGAATGGAACATTTAATATTCTAAGAAACTTTAGGTTCCATGGATGGTTCTTCACTGAACCATCAATGTAAATAACCATTGCATATGATTATTTCATGGTTTGTTATTTGTTCCTTGCATTCATGTTGGTTTCATTCATACCATTTTTATGTCTTATCCAGCTTGAAAAGGCACTGACCTACGAGAAGCTCATGGAGTGGACGAGACCTGAAATCATGCATCAACAAGAAGTTCAAGTGTCTCTGCCCAGGTTCAAGATGGAGCAAACCTATGACATGAAGGATCTTCTGATCAGCATGGGAATGGAGGATGTTTTTGACCTGCAGAAGGTGAATCTTTCAGGCATGTCACCCAACAACAACCTAGTGGTGTCGAAGGTGATTCACAAAGCCTTTGTTGAAGTAAACGAGGAAGGAACCGAAGCGGCTGCGGCCACCGGCATTACTGTGATGCTAATGTGTCTGAAGATCCCACAGGTCTTTAACGCAGACCATCCATTCCTCTTCTTCATCCGACACAATCCAACCAAGAGCATTCTGTTTCATGGACGCTTCTGTTCTCCATGAGAAAGTCATGTTGTATGAGACCCTTTGCAGCTTTGCAGCTTGTTTAGTTGGTTATCTGGTTAGAATAAGTGGTTGAGACAAGGGACAACTACTACAAAATGaaatagttaataattaaacaaaagatTTACATTCAAGAACAGACGTTTTTCTCATCTTGAGAGAAGACTTTAACatgcacattataaatgttttgactCTTGATGTGCTTATAATTGAAGATATTTACTGCATCACAGTTGTCCTGGTCTCATCTATTGTTGATAATTCAGTGGTTGTGCTGCACAGGTCTCTGCATGTCATATGTAATCAAATGCATCATAATCACTAAGCACTTGTGTTGTTTCCTTCACTAAATGAGGCTTAACTGAGTCAAATAATATGTATGCCAAAGATATATAACAATTAAACctcttttattcaaattttctaatgttatttaatagaAACAGCTGTTACAGGCATGGTGTAAGAAACTCAAATAAAACTTTCTGATAgctgtagttaaaaaaaaaaatgtaatcaggGTATGTTATCTTTTACATTTGTACCATTTCAGCAGTATTTTTTCTTAATACTTaatgggttggtacttctgcagcgatgtaggacgactttgaggttggaggagaaaatgaaatgggagtttttagatgtACGaggagaaatcctgaaatgttttcctccaaaaacatcattacgactgaagaaagacatgaatatcttggattagataggggggtgagtacattacctgtacatttttgtgctggaagtgaactaatccattaaaggggtcatcggatggccatcttccacaagttgatatgattctttagggtcttaatgaaaagtctataatatactttggttaaaaattctcaatggtagtgtaaaacaacaccctttttaccttgtcacaatgagctctgcaaaaaaaatcaaccgattctgatggattgctcctttaaatgcaaatgaactctgcttgccccgcccctttcttctctctgtggagtgacgagcctgtttacttcagccgcattcagccacgtttagccgctaaacttgctaactagcgcattattaggaaaggtgattgcagagattcataaacaaaacccttatactcacttctgctgtaggtgaagccggatcacaaatgatttgtgcgaacacagatgcatttatgtagatcaggaggcacattcccttaacaaacaaacttaatccactgcatcttcagcggctcagatgacgggagtaaatgacgaccactatgttcattattacatccaacaacacaacatcTCAATCGCTCAAGCGGAGATATTCTTATCGAACTTATattcctgctccggcatcgaaaacaatggaggttggaccgTTGGACAGCTGATTTACGGtggggtctgaggtaagatgctcatgtcaatcaaccaACAGGCAtgtgagaatggctcaatttgaaaaaggggatattatttttacagattaattaaaaaccactgcatggatttttatcattatagggtagatttgtacatacactgccagcacacattaatgttcaaacaacatgtaaaagtgaactttgaaTTAAAAATCAACTCAAAACTTATCTAGAACCAGACAACCCTGTAACAAAAGCTTACTTTATTCATATAGTATGATAATACATGCAATACATTGCTgttggggcatgttgtcacaaaaggtcagtgtgtgtgttcaatgaaatgttttttttttttttttttttttttaatggttaataatGTTTGAAATGTTCACATGTGGACCagtgttatcattattattattattattattatttatatacgagtatatcaatatttaaaattagcTATAATGGTTCAATGAGCATGACAAATCATTTTCATGTATGAACTGGTCATCACACAGTCTTGAGCTTAACCCTGTTGAAAGTCTTTAGGATGTGGGGTCAACTTTACAGAGCACAGTAAATTACATTGTCAATACAAGATCTCAGCCAAAAATTAATCTGAAGTACTTGCTTATTTAAATCCAGTGACTTTTTTGGTAAGGCAGTGTATTTCATTTGTACAATCGagtacagatttattttttatttttttataattgcaaAACAACTGTCAATTCATTAGTCAAATGTGTTGGAaccaaaaactgaaataatttactGGAACATGTTGGCTTCAGTTTAACACTACATGTCTGGTAGTACACCAGCCCTTGAGGGTGAATTCATGTTCACAAACTACATTCAGTCACTCCCAGgttactcacaattctgagttattttaaagaagGTAAGTGATTTCACAACAGCGTCAGCCTGACCGTAAATGAACATGAAGAAATTTGAATATTGCTAAACTTTGACACAATCTAACACGGAATGTTCATTTAAAGTTATCTGGTCTTcaataatgttctcaaaacattagcacaaaaacattatttttatttatagaactttttttctgaaatattttagttggatgttcacataatattttaaaaacaatgtttttcgagttgtttcagaatgttaggaaaacattcaaaagtaatattcataatactttcaaaataaatagataattaaGATAACATGGAATGCTCCCTTACTGTCTGCATAACCaacaataaaagtttttaaaacattttttaaaaaaagtagagcattatgaaataacattttcatattttttcattttcatatttttgttaggTTGTTGCTGTGGATACAATAGCTGTatcttgtcatttttagttctgtaaaaagcatgttttaaacTGATATCCTGCTTTAGGAATAGAATAGGAATGTCTGAAATAGaagttaaataaaaaggttGTTACAAagactaatacattttatgcatgacattttcttattttcaaaagagcattttttttagGTATTGTTAAACTTGTTACTTTAAAAGCAAAGACTTATTTTCCCcatatttacatgtatgcatACTAAATTTGcttaaatagttaaatagtcTTCATGATTAGCAAAACATTTTCAACCATCATTTGACCGAAAACAGGTGTGCAAACAATCTTTCACCATCATACAATATCTGATCAGTGTGTCTTTGGTTTTGTGCCAAACAGATTGCCCtaatttgaagtaaaaaaaaaaaaaaaaaaaaaaaaaaagccagacaTGAGTCTACAACAAACCACAAGACATTCTTGCAAAAGCTCTTGGTTTTGGCTTGCGTTTCTTCCCATGCATTTGATTAATGAATTTCCAGTAGTTTTGCAGTTGTTTGTggataaatatatacatatatacatcataactaaataaataaatacacatatacactatggatatatatctataaataaatatatatatacatatatatatatatatatatatatatatcaatagtgtatatgtgtgtgtgtttgattgaATACACTGCTGATGTACAGTACTGTCAGATGTTGAAACACCTGCCAACATTCAGCGCTAACAAGTTTTTAGTTTGACAGGAAGGCTGGATCTGGTTTAGAGGCTGGGCTTTAGGGTGAGGCAACATAAATAAGAATCACCCTCATAAGAGATTTCATTCATCTCTGACACATGGGAAGCTTCTTCACTTCTGCTGAATACTCTAGGTGAAGCTAATTTACTAACAAATTTGTACATTTCAGATCGGTATGTGTAAATGATCTTACTAAGCTACTATTCTAATGTTAGAAATCTGATGCCACATAAGACGTAAAGCATTTCTTTGACAAACATGTgatgttgtttacatttttgtcgATTGTTATGCTAATAATGCATATGATCTTTCTTCCTCAGCTTGTAAAAATGGAGCCTTTGTCTGCAGCAAACACACAGTTCTCTCTAAGCCTGTTCGAGAAGATCAGTGGAAAAAATGCATCAAGAAATGTGTTCTACTCTCCTCTCAGCATCTCCTCGGCTCTGGCCATGGTGTCGCTCGGGGCAAAAGGAAACACAGCGGCGCAGATGTTTAAGGTGATCTCACACAATCTAAACTTCTGCACCTACTTTAACTGAGAGCGAGAGTGACGAGAAAGAGAATAGAGACAGAGGGAGAACAAAACCAGGAAGTGACGCAACCCTTTTGCACAAAAGAattttaaaggaacagctcaccagaaatgaacactgcttattatttactcgccctcacCACACTGTTGCAGTTTGTGCTATATATTACAAAAGTGCACTATATTTTCAAGCTGCAGTTATTGATTAATGTTCAGAGCATTAAtaaactctgaaaataaattcatataaataaataaattctgcttGTTACTCAGTGTGtaatttgagtttttttaattatagttaatCAATGACCTGAGGCAGCAGAATTTATCTGACATCTGTTCCTTGTTTGTAGtgcattttaaactttaaacaaaaGATGTAGAAGTCAGTACGATTAATTATATTAGTCATTTTAACCGAGAGGGGtttctttttcccaaaaatcACATCGAACTAATAGTACTGACTTTGCTCTCTTAGGTTATAACAACTTACTATACatgttttgatcatttttgcaCTTTCTAAAGTATTTTTTCCCTACCTTGTTATGCAAAAAtttcttttatatttcacattatgCTGTATTATTACAAAGTAATGgattgaaatgttttctttcactTAGCACAGATTTTGTAGTTCTTTTTAAAACTGTTCATAGGCCTCATTGATCTGTGCTTATGCACCTCAGATTTTGAGTGAACGTCCAAAAAAttccacaaatattttttttcctcaaaaaggtGCATGAGCTCAGATCAATGAGGCCTACAATCAATCAGCtccaaaaaaggaaaacaaaacctgtgctaactGAAAAAAGACAAGTTGATAAAAAGATTAAATCCAGTATAATGAGCGATTTAcaagt
The sequence above is drawn from the Labeo rohita strain BAU-BD-2019 chromosome 16, IGBB_LRoh.1.0, whole genome shotgun sequence genome and encodes:
- the LOC127178053 gene encoding leukocyte elastase inhibitor-like isoform X1 is translated as MLVKMEPLPAANTQFSLNLFKKISGNNASGNVFYSPLSISSALAMVSLGAKGNTAAQMFKVLCFTNPPKPAVGATSASYQQAQKPQITCGVKGQHGPSMMQQTQKFELPSELKKQAQSAPGQMTEEQIHCSFKKLMSELNKPGVPYALSLANRLYGEQSYQFVEKFLNDAKRYYEAGLEKVDFIKKSDAARVDINKWVEKKTQEKIKDLLPNGSIDAMTRLVLVNAIYFKGNWKEKFPKEATTDGQFKLNKTQSKPVKMMNQTAEFPFASIPEMNSQVLELPYVGKNLSMLIILPNEIQDTTTGLQKLEKALTYEKLMEWTRPEIMHQQEVQVSLPRFKMEQTYDMKDLLISMGMEDVFDLQKVNLSGMSPNNNLVVSKVIHKAFVEVNEEGTEAAAATGITVMLMCLKIPQVFNADHPFLFFIRHNPTKSILFHGRFCSP
- the LOC127178053 gene encoding leukocyte elastase inhibitor-like isoform X2, which gives rise to MEPLPAANTQFSLNLFKKISGNNASGNVFYSPLSISSALAMVSLGAKGNTAAQMFKVLCFTNPPKPAVGATSASYQQAQKPQITCGVKGQHGPSMMQQTQKFELPSELKKQAQSAPGQMTEEQIHCSFKKLMSELNKPGVPYALSLANRLYGEQSYQFVEKFLNDAKRYYEAGLEKVDFIKKSDAARVDINKWVEKKTQEKIKDLLPNGSIDAMTRLVLVNAIYFKGNWKEKFPKEATTDGQFKLNKTQSKPVKMMNQTAEFPFASIPEMNSQVLELPYVGKNLSMLIILPNEIQDTTTGLQKLEKALTYEKLMEWTRPEIMHQQEVQVSLPRFKMEQTYDMKDLLISMGMEDVFDLQKVNLSGMSPNNNLVVSKVIHKAFVEVNEEGTEAAAATGITVMLMCLKIPQVFNADHPFLFFIRHNPTKSILFHGRFCSP